The Meles meles chromosome 12, mMelMel3.1 paternal haplotype, whole genome shotgun sequence genome includes a window with the following:
- the CNDP1 gene encoding beta-Ala-His dipeptidase: MFSPSSPPPGLLEKAFQYIDLHQNDFVETLKEWVAVESDSVQPLPRLRQELFRMTALAADALRRLGASVDSVDLGDQQLPNGQTLPIPPIILAELGNDPKKPTVCFYGHLDVQPARKEDGWLTDPYTLTEVDGKLYGRGATDNKGPVLAWINAVSTFRSLEEDLPVNIKFVIEGMEEAGSVGLEELVREEKDRFFSSVDYIVISDNLWLSQKKPALTYGTRGNSYFRVEVKCRDQDFHSGTFGGVLNEPMADLVALLGSLVDASGHILIPGIYDRVAPLTEEERKLYKAIHLDLEEYRRSSRVKRFLFDTKEEILMHLWRYPSLSIHGIEGAFDEPGAKTVIPGQVIGKFSIRLVPHMDTSVVENQVKQHLENIFSKRNSSNQMAVSMTLGLQPWMANIKDNQYLAAKRAIKTVFGTEPDMIRDGSTIPIARIFQDTIQKSVMMLPLGAVDDGEHAQNEKINRWNYIEGSKLFAAFFLELAKLH, translated from the exons ATGTTCTCTCCATCCTCGCCGCCCCCCGGGCTGTTGGAGAAGGCCTTCCAGTACATCGATCTCCATCAGAACGACTTTGTAGAG ACACTTAAGGAGTGGGTGGCCGTGGAGAGTGACTCCGTGCAGCCCCTGCCCCGCCTCAGGCAAGAGCTCTTCAGAATGACGGCGCTGGCGGCAGACGCGCTGCGGCGCCTGGGGGCCAGCGTGGACTCCGTGGACTTGGGTGATCAGCAG cTGCCTAATGGTCAGACTCTCCCGATACCTCCCATCATCCTGGCCGAACTGGGGAATGATCCAAAGAAACCCACTGTGTGCTTCTATGGCCACTTGGACGTGCAGCCTGCTAGAAAGGAAGACGGGTGGCTCACAGACCCTTACACGCTGACGGAAGTGGACG gaaaactttaCGGACGAGGAGCAACCGACAACAAAGGGCCTGTCTTAGCGTGGATTAACGCCGTGAGCACCTTCAGATCCCTGGAGGAA GATCTCCCTGTGAATATCAAATTCGTCATTGAAgggatggaggaagcaggctctgtgggCCTGGAGGAGCTGGTCAGAGAGGAGAAGGACCGGTTCTTTTCCAGTGTAGACTACATCGTCATTTCAGACAACCTGTGGCTCAGCCAGAAGAAGCCAGCCCTCACTTACGGCACGCGAGGGAACAGCTACTTCAGGGTAGAG GTGAAGTGCAGAGATCAAGATTTTCATTCAGGAACTTTTGGGGGTGTCCTCAACGAACCAATGGCTGATTTGGTTGCTCTTCTTG GTAGTCTTGTAGACGCATCGGGTCACATTCTGATCCCCGGGATCTATGACCGGGTGGCGCCTCTTactgaagaggagagaaaattgtACAAAGCCATCCATCTGGACCTCGAAGAATACCGGAGAAGCAGCCGGGTTAAGAGATTTCTGTTTGACACCAAG GAGGAGATTCTAATGCACCTCTGGAGGTACCCGTCGCTTTCAATCCATGGGATTGAGGGCGCATTTGATGAGCCTGGCGCTAAAACGGTCATCCCTGGCCAAGTTATAGGGAAATTTTCAATCCGTCTGGTCCCCCACATGGATACGTCTGTGGTGGAAAACCAG GTGAAACAGCATCttgaaaatatattctccaaAAGAAATAGTTCCAACCAGATGGCTGTTTCTATGACGCTCGGGCTGCAGCCATGGATGGCAAATATTAAAGATAATCAGTATCTTGCAGCAAAAAGAGCCATCAAAACAG TGTTTGGAACAGAGCCAGACATGATCCGGGATGGTTCAACCATACCAATTGCCAGAATATTCCAGGACACCATCCAAAAGAGTGTGATGATGCTCCCGCTGGGTGCTGTTGATGATGGGGAGCATGCTCAGAATGAGAAAATCAACAG GTGGAACTACATAGAGGGATCCAAATTATTCGCTGCCTTTTTCCTAGAGCTGGCTAAGCTGCATTGA